A stretch of Brassica rapa cultivar Chiifu-401-42 chromosome A08, CAAS_Brap_v3.01, whole genome shotgun sequence DNA encodes these proteins:
- the LOC103834903 gene encoding AP-4 complex subunit mu: MMISQFFVLSQRGDNIVFRDYRAEVPKGSTETFFRKVKFWKEDGNAEAPPIFNVDGVNYFHVKVVGLYFVATTRVNVSPSLVLELLQRIARVIKDYLGVLNEDSFRKNFVLVYELLDEVIDFGYVQTTSTEVLKSYVFNEPILIAPARLQPIDPAAIFTQGSKRMPGTAVTKSVVANDPGGRKREEIFVDIIEKISVTFSSSGYILTSEIDGTIQMKSYLSGNPEIRLALNEDLNIGRGGASVYDYRSSSGSGVILDDCNFHESVRLDSFDSDRTLSLVPPDGEFPVMNYRMTQEFKPPFHVNTLIEEAGRLKAEVIIKIRAEFPSDVVANTITIQMPLPNYTSRASFELELGAAGQKTDFKETSKMLEWSFKKIVGGAEHTLRAKLTFSQEFHGNITKEAGPVSMTFTIPMYNVSKLQVKYLQIAKNSSSQNPYRWVRYVTQANSYVARI; encoded by the exons ATGATGATCTCTCAATTCTTCGTCCTATCTCAGCGAGGAGATAACATCGTCTTCCGTGACT ATCGAGCTGAGGTACCAAAAGGCAGTACAGAGACATTCTTCCGTAAGGTCAAGTTCTGGAAGGAGGATGGTAATGCAGAGGCACCACCTATTTTT AATGTCGACGGTGTGAACTACTTCCATGTCAAGGTTGTTGGTCTATACTTCGTTGCCACTACGAGGGTTAACGTCTCGCCTTCTCTGGTTTTGGAGCTTCTACAAAGGATCGCTCGTGTTATTAAGGACTACCTCGGTGTTTTGAATGAAGACTCTTTCAGGAAAAATTTTGTGCTTGTCTATGAGTTGCTTGATGAAGTCATT GATTTTGGCTACGTGCAAACTACATCAACCGAGGTTTTGAAATCCTATGTATTCAACGAGCCAATTTTGATTGCTCCTGCACGCCTTCAGCCTATCGATCCTGCTGCCATCTTCACC CAAGGATCCAAAAGAATGCCTGGAACAGCAGTTACAAAGTCGGTTGTAGCTAATGATCCTGGGGGTCGGAAGAGAGAGGAAATCTTTGTGGACATCATCGAGAAAATCAGTGTTACTTTTAGTTCAAGC GGTTATATACTGACTTCTGAGATTGATGGCACCATTCAAATGAAGAGTTATCTTTCTGGCAATCCAGAAATTCGTTTAGCTCTTAATGAAGACCTAAACATAGGAAGAGGAGGAGCATCAGTATATG ATTATAGGAGTTCTTCAGGTTCAGGGGTGATACTTGATGATTGTAACTTTCATGAGTCTGTTCGTCTTGATAGCTTCGACTCGGATAGAACTTTGTCCCTG GTTCCACCAGATGGTGAGTTTCCAGTAATGAACTACCGTATGACTCAGGAGTTTAAGCCTCCTTTTCATGTTAATACCTTGATTGAAGAGGCCGGACGCCTTAAG GCTGAAGTGATTATTAAGATACGAGCTGAATTCCCTTCTGACGTAGTTGCAAACACGATTACTATTCAGATGCCATTGCCAAATTATACTTCCAG GGCTAGTTTTGAGTTAGAACTTGGTGCAGCTGGACAGAAGACAGATTTCAAGGAAACCAGCAAAATGCTTGAATGGAGTTTTAAAAAG ATTGTTGGCGGGGCTGAACACACACTGCGTGCGAAGCTGACATTTTCACAAGAATTTCATG GTAACATCACAAAGGAAGCTGGGCCTGTCAGCATGACGTTCACGATTCCGATGTACAATGTTTCTAAACTTCAG GTCAAATACTTGCAGATAGCAAAGAACTCAAGTAGTCAAAATCCATATCGTTGGGTGAGATATGTGACACAGGCCAATTCGTACGTGGCTCGGATATGA
- the LOC103834901 gene encoding uncharacterized protein LOC103834901 isoform X2, with protein sequence MEIEVSSSTRLDSIRVQRKTLQNLLQDCQRALQLLNLSDSDRVGQHSDSPDREEELSSSESRDPETDKLYELIKSRVECHDFRDRLELAQASLLLQDLPADGSSWDVVSEDDILWGDKSMEDDYVVVREEDVADGIACFMVTYLSSLEQTKDISPDQLQKALSTMFSVKKRKGKLRKAWEGSKVIYNVASWSATAIGIYQNPMILSIASKAFWVSCKAISKLV encoded by the exons ATGGAAATAGAGGTATCTAGCTCGACTCGTTTAGATAGTATTCGTGTCCAACGCAAGACGTTGCAGAACTTGCTCCAGGATTGCCAAAGAGCTCTCCAGCTTCTAAATCTCTCCGATAGCGACCGCGTTGGCCAACATAGTGACTCACCGGATAGGGAAGAAGAGCTGTCTTCTTCCGAATCAAGAGATCCTGAAACCGATAAA TTGTATGAGCTCATCAAGTCTAGAGTTGAATGCCATGACTTTCGAGATAGGTTAGAGTTAGCCCAAGCTTCACTTCTCCTCCAAGACCTTCCTGCTG ATGGTAGCTCTTGGGATGTAGTTAGTGAAGATGATATATTATGGGGTGACAAAAGTATGGAAGATGATTATGTGGTCGTTAGGGAAGAAGATGTAGCAGATGGTATTGCTTGTTTCATGGTTACTTATTTATCTTCCCTTGAGCAGACTAAG gATATTTCACCTGATCAGCTTCAGAAAG CACTTAGCACCATGTTTTCTGTGAAGAAGAGAAAGGGGAAACTTCGTAAAGCATGGGAAGGTAGTAAAGTTATTTACAATGTTGCTTCATGGAGCGCCACTGCTATAGG GATATATCAAAACCCGATGATCCTGAGTATTGCATCTAAAGCCTTCTGGGTGTCTTGCAAGGCTATATCAAAGCTTGTCTGA
- the LOC103834905 gene encoding transcription initiation factor IIA subunit 2, with protein sequence MATFELYRRSTIGMCLTETLDEMVQSGTLSPELAIQVLVQFDKSMTEALESQVKTKVSIKGHLHTYRFCDNVWTFILQDAMFKIDDRQENVSRVKIVACDSKLLTQ encoded by the exons ATGGCGACGTTTGAGCTATACAGGAGATCGACGATAGGGATGTGTTTGACGGAGACTTTGGACGAGATGGTTCAGAGCGGTACCTTGAGCCCTGAGCTAGCTATCCAAGTCCTTGTTCAGTTTGACAAG TCCATGACTGAAGCTCTGGAGAGCCAAGTCAAGACCAAGGTGTCTATCAAG GGGCACCTGCACACTTACAGGTTCTGTGACAACGTCTGGACCTTTATATTACAGGACGCAATGTTCAAGATTGACGACCGTCAAGAGAATGTGAGCCGGGTCAAGATAGTGGCATGTGACTCTAAGCTGCTCACGCAGTGA
- the LOC103834900 gene encoding protein S-acyltransferase 8 — MTQTQRVFQAWKGSNKFILGGRLIFGPDARSVPVTVLLIIVPVILFCVFVARHLRHEFSPYNAGYAILVVAILFTIYVLILLSFTSARDPGIVPRNLHPPEEDLRYETTLSADGRQTPSVQIPRTKEVIVNGVSVRVKYCDTCMLYRPPRCSHCSICNNCVERFDHHCPWVGQCIGLRNYRYFFMFVSSATLLCIYVFSISALYIKILMEHQRGTVWMAMKESPWSVALMIYCFIGFWFVGGLTGFHLYLISTNQTTYENFRYRANSRTVAYNRGCANNFMEVFCTKVKPSRNNFRAFVEEEPPRVVTTTTRESEDEAGTRRQKVEDDLDIGDDLMNISQRCNPAEQPRHGLDIDQSMLGVAERAGTIRTETRHGSWGSRRSGSWDIEADVSSSNVRESRS, encoded by the exons ATGACACAGACACAACGAGTCTTCCAAGCCTGGAAAGGAAGCAAT AAGTTCATCCTTGGTGGGAGATTAATCTTCGGCCCGGATGCTAGATCAGTCCCTGTCACCGTCCTCCTCATCATAGTCCCTGTTATTTTATTCTGCGTGTTTGTAGCAAGGCATCTTCGCCACGAGTTCTCTCCCTACAATGCTGGATACGCTATCTTGGTCGTTGCAATTCTCTTCACTATTTAT GTATTGATCCTCCTCTCCTTCACATCTGCACGAGACCCTGGCATTGTCCCACGAAACTTACATCCACCAGAGGAAGATCTACGCTACGAGACAACACTATCAGCAGACGGAAGACAAACGCCAAGCGTTCAGATTCCTCGGACGAAAGAAGTCATCGTTAACGGCGTTTCCGTTAGAGTCAAGTACTGCGACACGTGCATGCTTTACAGGCCTCCTCGTTGCTCCCACTGCTCCATCTGCAACAACTGCGTCGAGCGCTTTGATCATCATTGCCCCTGGGTGGGCCAATGCATTGGactg AGAAACTATAGGTACTTCTTCATGTTTGTCTCCTCGGCGACACTTCTCTGCATCTACGTGTTCTCCATCTCGGCGTTATACATCAAGATTCTGATGGAACATCAACGCGGAACCGTGTGGATGGCAATGAAAGAATCTCCTTGGTCGGTTGCGCTGATGATATATTGCTTTATTGGCTTCTGGTTTGTTGGAGGGCTCACGGGGTTTCACTTGTACCTCATAAGCACAAACCAGACAACCTATGAGAACTTCCGGTACAGAGCAAACAGCAGAACCGTTGCTTATAACCGCGGCTGTGCTAACAATTTCATGGAGGTGTTTTGCACCAAGGTTAAGCCCTCGAGGAACAACTTTAGAGCCTTCGTGGAAGAAGAGCCTCCAAGAGTTGTTACAACAACCACCAGAGAGTCAGAGGATGAAGCCGGAACCCGGAGACAGAAAGTGGAGGATGATCTAGACATTGGGGACGATCTTATGAATATATCACAGCGGTGTAATCCAGCAGAGCAACCTCGTCATGGTTTGGATATTGACCAATCGATGCTTGGGGTTGCTGAGAGAGCGGGAACGATAAGGACGGAGACGAGGCATGGAAGCTGGGGGAGTAGAAGAAGTGGGAGCTGGGATATAGAAGCAGATGTGAGTAGTTCTAATGTCAGGGAGAGTCGGAGCTAA
- the LOC103834901 gene encoding uncharacterized protein LOC103834901 isoform X1, with protein MEIEVSSSTRLDSIRVQRKTLQNLLQDCQRALQLLNLSDSDRVGQHSDSPDREEELSSSESRDPETDKLYELIKSRVECHDFRDRLELAQASLLLQDLPAEDGSSWDVVSEDDILWGDKSMEDDYVVVREEDVADGIACFMVTYLSSLEQTKDISPDQLQKALSTMFSVKKRKGKLRKAWEGSKVIYNVASWSATAIGIYQNPMILSIASKAFWVSCKAISKLV; from the exons ATGGAAATAGAGGTATCTAGCTCGACTCGTTTAGATAGTATTCGTGTCCAACGCAAGACGTTGCAGAACTTGCTCCAGGATTGCCAAAGAGCTCTCCAGCTTCTAAATCTCTCCGATAGCGACCGCGTTGGCCAACATAGTGACTCACCGGATAGGGAAGAAGAGCTGTCTTCTTCCGAATCAAGAGATCCTGAAACCGATAAA TTGTATGAGCTCATCAAGTCTAGAGTTGAATGCCATGACTTTCGAGATAGGTTAGAGTTAGCCCAAGCTTCACTTCTCCTCCAAGACCTTCCTGCTG AAGATGGTAGCTCTTGGGATGTAGTTAGTGAAGATGATATATTATGGGGTGACAAAAGTATGGAAGATGATTATGTGGTCGTTAGGGAAGAAGATGTAGCAGATGGTATTGCTTGTTTCATGGTTACTTATTTATCTTCCCTTGAGCAGACTAAG gATATTTCACCTGATCAGCTTCAGAAAG CACTTAGCACCATGTTTTCTGTGAAGAAGAGAAAGGGGAAACTTCGTAAAGCATGGGAAGGTAGTAAAGTTATTTACAATGTTGCTTCATGGAGCGCCACTGCTATAGG GATATATCAAAACCCGATGATCCTGAGTATTGCATCTAAAGCCTTCTGGGTGTCTTGCAAGGCTATATCAAAGCTTGTCTGA
- the LOC103834899 gene encoding zinc-finger homeodomain protein 2, giving the protein MNFEEQEEEMEMSGVHPSGGYDSLSGEGATSSGGGGGGRRTSVGEKTRYRECLKNHAVNIAGHAVDGCCEFMHSGEDGSLDALKCAACCCHRNFHRKETEMISGRAHIVPTYFNRPPQLPPPGYRQPAASADEEDTSNPSSSGGTKAKRFRTKFTAEQKEKMFAFAERLGWRMQKHDDVAVEQFCGETGIRRQVIKIWMHNNKNSLGKKP; this is encoded by the coding sequence ATGAATTTTGAGgagcaagaagaagaaatggAGATGTCGGGTGTTCATCCCTCTGGCGGTTACGACTCTCTGAGCGGTGAGGGAGCCACGTCCAGCGGCGGTGGCGGAGGAGGAAGGAGAACTAGCGTTGGAGAGAAGACAAGGTATAGAGAGTGCTTGAAGAATCATGCCGTTAACATCGCTGGCCACGCCGTTGACGGCTGCTGCGAGTTCATGCATTCAGGTGAAGATGGTTCGCTCGACGCTCTCAAGTGTGCAGCTTGTTGCTGCCACCGCAACTTCCACCGTAAGGAAACCGAAATGATCAGCGGCAGGGCCCACATAGTTCCGACGTACTTCAACCGCCCGCCTCAGCTGCCGCCGCCAGGATACAGGCAACCGGCTGCCTCGGCGGACGAGGAGGATACATCTAACCCGAGCAGCAGCGGCGGAACCAAGGCTAAGAGGTTTAGAACGAAGTTCACGGCGGAGCAGAAGGAGAAGATGTTTGCATTCGCGGAGAGGTTAGGGTGGCGGATGCAGAAGCACGATGACGTGGCGGTTGAGCAGTTCTGTGGAGAGACGGGTATTAGGAGACAAGTGATTAAAATCTGGATGCATAACAACAAGAACTCTCTTGGTAAGAAACCCTAA
- the LOC103834902 gene encoding rho GTPase-activating protein REN1, translating into MYQSTSNKQGESSSSSSQPPQQQQNANEQDQEQHGDTCSIPPAQSGNADSRSRGTGNNNTVFKSGPLSISSKGLGWTSWKKRWFILTRTSLVFFRSDPSAVQQRGGEVNLTLGGIDLNNSGSVVVKADKKLLTVLFPDGRDGRAFTLKADTMEDLQEWKTALENALTQAPSASHVMGQNGIFRNDNAPDAPPVDVDEPKDETPTNLTVFGRPVLLALEEVDGSPSFLEKALRFVEDHGAKTEGILRQAADVDDVNHRIREYEQGRNEFTATEDAHVIGDCLKTVLREMPSSPVPASCCNALLEACRDRGHRVNAMREAISESFPEPNRRLLQRILMMMLVVASNKNVNRMNTNAVAACMAPLLLRPLLHGDCEIENDFDVGGDGSVQLLQAAAAANHAQAIVITLLEEYDSIFGEGSLSAGLYSDSEESGSGSEEGTDDEEYDDDEGTQGSDDYTDEEEDLEDESEGSYSESEASVDHHGDDIDNDDDHKARSHTKINDNLSSESKSPKGSMKPQVTKKLLSGSNRSSLPQHDDARKDDSILAKGSDHTDVKAGEVSKTEDRNSSMKEPSTLSSASGESKRHWGRAHGKRNLSMESIDFSAEVDEADADVERLETTKSELQNKITEEVKNNAVLHSSLERRKKALYERREALEKEVERLQEQLQQERDKKAALEVGLNMSKRNQPIPEITDVKLKKDLQDVAQAEDDITSLEHKVDDLENRLGQQDVKASSGSKESRRSPEHNAKMKEKQKDTEAAASNTTLKEGQGDARGNEIEKQQDPRGKSSQKVAGTSKRSGSKGEGNTTTSALSKLTMRLNFLKERRSQIANELSNMDKGKSSSGQPSPSSGQKKSPQESERGTGSNQNQNQDSDSSKLNSPHVLDRGRSDNGGDRSRGSGGGNHPSTTPRTFSR; encoded by the exons ATGTATCAATCTACGTCTAACAAACAGGGagaatcttcttcctcttcttcacagCCTCCTCAACAACAGCAGAATGCTAACGAACAAGACCAGGAGCAACAT GGTGACACATGTAGTATTCCTCCTGCTCAGTCTGGAAACGCAGACTCTCGTTCCCGTGGCACCGGCAACAACAACACC GTATTCAAGAGTGGACCTCTATCTATTTCATCAAAAG gGCTTGGGTGGACATCTTGGAAGAAAAGATGGTTTATCTTGACGCGCACTTCACTTGTTTTCTTTCGAAGTGACCCG AGCGCAGTTCAACAGAGAGGCGGTGAGGTCAATTTAACCCTTGGGGGAATTGATCTCAACAATTCAGGCAG TGTGGTTGTTAAGGCAGATAAGAAGCTGTTGACTGTTCTCTTCCCTGATGGTCGTGATGGACGTGCCTTTACCCTCAAG GCTGACACAATGGAGGATCTACAAGAGTGGAAAACTGCACTAGAAAACGCTTTGACACAAGCACCTAGTGCTTCCCATGTTATGGGTCAAAATGGTATCTTCAGGAATGATAATGCACCAGATGCACCCCCTGTCGATGTTGATGAACCGA AAGATGAGACACCAACAAATTTGACTGTCTTTGGAAGACCAGTACTACTTGCTCTAGAAGAAGTTGATGGATCTCCATCTTTCTTGGAAAAAGCTCTTAGATTTGTTGAAGATCATG GAGCCAAGACAGAAGGAATCTTGAGACAAGCTGCTGATGTTGATGATGTTAACCATCGGATTCGTGAATATGAGCAAG GGAGAAATGAGTTCACTGCCACGGAAGATGCTCATGTTATTGGTGATTGTCTTAAG ACTGTTCTTAGAGAGATGCCTTCCTCTCCAGTGCCTGCATCTTGTTGCAACGCCCTTCTTGAAGCTTGCC GTGACCGTGGCCATAGAGTCAATGCCATGCGTGAAGCAATTAGTGAATCATTCCCTGAACCAAATCGTCGCCTTCTTCAAAG GATCCTGATGATGATGCTGGTTGTGGCCTCTAACAAAAATGTGAACCGGATGAACACAAATGCAGTTGCAGCTTGTATGGCACCTTTACTTCTTAGACCTCTTCTCCATGGTGACTGTGAAATTGAGAATGATTTTGATGTTGGCGGTGATGGCTCTGTGCAACTTCTGCAAGCTGCTGCTGCAGCTAATCATGCACAGGCTATAGTCATAACATTGTTAGAAGAATATGACAGCATCTTTGGA GAAGGTTCCTTGTCAGCTGGCTTGTACTCTGATTCAGAAGAGAGTGGTAGTGGAAGTGAGGAGGGAACAGATGATGAAgagtatgatgatgatgaagggaCACAAGGATCTGATGACTACACAGATGAGGAAGAAGACCTCGAAGATGAATCTGAAGGGTCATACAGTGAGAGTGAAGCCTCTGTAGACCATCATGGTGATGACattgataatgatgatgatcatAAGGCACGGTCCCATACTAAG ATAAATGATAATTTAAGTTCTGAATCCAAATCTCCAAAAGGAAGTATGAAGCCACAAGTTACTAAAAAGCTTTTATCCGGCTCTAACCGGTCTTCACTACCACAGCATGATGATGCAAGAAAGGATGATAGCATCCTAGCTAAAGGTTCTGATCATACAGATGTAAAGGCTGGTGAGGTCTCAAAAACTGAAGATAGAAACTCATCCATGAAGGAACCGTCTACATTGTCTAGTGCATCAGGAGAAAGTAAAAGGCACTGGGGCCGTGCCCAT GGGAAGAGAAACCTTTCCATGGAATCTATTGATTTCTCAGCAGAGGTGGACGAGGCCGA TGCTGACGTTGAAAGACTAGAGACAACCAAATCAGAgctacaaaacaaaattactGAGGAGGTTAAGAACAATGCAGTACTACATTCTAGTTTGGAGAGACGGAAGAAAGCTTTGTATGAGCGGCGTGAAGCTCTAGAGAAAGAA GTGGAAAGACTACAAGAGCAGTTGCAGCAAGAGAGAGACAAGAAAGCAGCTCTGGAAGTAGGACTGAACATGTCAAAAAGGAACCAACCTATTCCAGAAATAACTGATGTAAAG ttgaAAAAAGATCTGCAAGATGTAGCTCAAGCGGAGGATGATATTACCAGCTTGGAGCATAAGGTTGATGATCTTGAGAACAGACTTGGTCAACAGGACGTTAAAGCATCTAGTGGCAGCAAAGAATCTCGGAGAAGTCCAGAGCACAATGCAAAAAT GAAGGAGAAACAAAAGGATACGGAAGCAGCCGCTAGTAATACAACGCTCAAG GAAGGGCAGGGGGATGCAAGAGGAAATGAGATAGAGAAGCAACAAGATCCACGTGGCAAAAGCTCGCAGAAGGTTGCGGGCACGTCTAAGAGGTCTGGCTCAAAGGGAGAG GGAAACACAACAACTTCTGCACTTTCCAAGTTGACAATGAGACTCAACTTCCTCAAGGAGAGACGGAGTCAGATCGCTAACGAGCTCTCAAACATGGACAAAGGAAAAAGCAGCTCAGGGCAACCTAGTCCTTCCTCGGGGCAAAAGAAAAGTCCCCAGGAGAGTGAAAGAGGAACAGGTTCGAACCAGAACCAGAACCAGGATTCAGACAGCAGCAAACTCAATAGCCCGCATGTTCTTGACAGAGGAAGATCCGATAACGGAGGAGATAGAAGCAGAGGATCTGGTGGAGGAAACCATCCCAGCACTACACCAAGGACCTTCTCTAGATGA